The Dysidea avara chromosome 13, odDysAvar1.4, whole genome shotgun sequence genome includes a region encoding these proteins:
- the LOC136242558 gene encoding MIT domain-containing protein 1-like, which yields MALQSAGDLLKRAIELDTAMKYSESLVCYEEGIQVLIRLMREAKNDTEKKSFHSKVEQYLARAEEIKKIVKSSEQDSHQRVKCIQIKEGDTGFSYASVFGPCLDNNITDVTVQDPYIKAKHQVHNFVRFCELLVQECSKLQSVTLVTIQADFREQSQWLGELKESLKKRKISLDIQYSTSLHDREVRFSNGWIVKMGRGLDYFQRPKGQFTIGFSNYNLRPCLETTIETFHRLNTQFVQTKHDK from the exons ATGGCGTTACAGTCTGCTGGAGACTTACTAAAGCGAGCCATAGAATTAGATACGGCGATGAAGTACTCCGAGTCACTGGTATGCTATGAAGAAGGCATACAAGTATTGATCAGATTGATGCGAG AAGCCAAAAATGATACTGAAAAGAAGAGTTTTCATTCTAAAGTGGAGCAATATCTTGCTAGAGCTGAAGAAATTAAGAAAATTGTAAAATCTAGTGAACAAG ACTCTCATCAACGAGTGAAGTGCATTCAGATAAAGGAGGGAGATACAGGGTTCAGCTATGCTAGTGTATTTGGACCTTGTCTTGATAACAATATAACTGATGTGACTGTACAAGATCCTTACATTAAGGCTAAACATCAG GTTCACAATTTTGTAAGATTCTGTGAATTATTAGTACAAGAGTGTTCCAAGCTTCAGTCAGTAACGCTTGTGACAATCCAAGCAGATTTT AGAGAGCAAAGTCAATGGTTAGGTGAACTGAAGGAGAGCTTAAAGAAAAGGAAAATCTCCCTGGATATCCAGTACTCCACATCACTACATGACAGAGAAGTGAG GTTTAGCAATGGATGGATTGTTAAGATGGGTCGAGGACTAGACTATTTCCAGAGACCAAAG GGTCAGTTTACAATTGGATTCAGTAACTACAACCTCAGACCTTGTTTGGAAACCACCATTGAAACTTTCCACAGACTAAACACACAATTTGTACAAACAAAGCATGACAAATGA
- the LOC136242557 gene encoding triosephosphate isomerase-like gives MSVRERKFFVGGNWKMNGSYESIEAILKFLTEGNISHDTEVVVAPPSAYLAHVRQKLPNNISVAAQNCYKCNKGAFTGEISPSMVKDVGAEWVILGHSERRNVFGESNELIGEKVGAALEEGLKVIACIGEKLSERESGQTNSVVQEQLAAMAAHIKDWSRVVIAYEPVWAIGTGRTATPEQAQEVHAFLRKWLSDNVSLSISQQTRIIYGGSVNAANCRDLAAQGDVDGSLVGGASLKPDFVTIANACQ, from the exons ATGTCAGTGCGGGAAAGGAAGTTCTTCGTTGGCGGCAACTGGAAGATGAACGGCTCATACGAGTCCATAGAAGCAATTCTGAAGTTCTTAACGGAAGGGAATATTTCCCACGACACAG AGGTAGTGGTTGCTCCTCCTTCGGCATATCTAGCTCACGTGAGGCAGAAACTGCCAAACAACATTTCAGTGGCTGCCCAGAATTGCTACAAATGCAACAAAGGGGCGTTTACTGGGGAAATCAG TCCCAGTATGGTGAAGGACGTTGGAGCTGAATGGGTGATACTGGGACACTCCGAGAGAAGAAATGTGTTCGGGGAAAGCAATGAA CTGATAGGTGAGAAGGTTGGTGCAGCATTGGAAGAAGGTTTGAAGGTGATAGCCTGTATTGGTGAGAAGCTGTCAGAAAGGGAGTCTGGTCAGACCAACTCGGTCGTCCAGGAACAGCTAGCAGCCATGGCAG CACACATCAAAGATTGGAGCAGGGTGGTGATTGCCTATGAACCTGTATGGGCTATTGGCACAGGACGCACTGCAACACCTGAACAG GCTCAAGAGGTACATGCGTTCCTTCGCAAGTGGCTCTCTGACAATGTCTCGCTATCAATCTCTCAACAGACAAGGATCATTTATGGTG GTTCAGTCAATGCTGCCAATTGTCGTGACCTGGCAGCTCAGGGCGATGTAGATGGATCACTGGTGGGTGGTGCCTCGCTGAAGCCTGACTTTGTAACAATAGCAAATGCTTGTCAGTAG